The genomic interval ACTTATGTGTACGCCGGGCACTCCTATAAATATCCAAAACTCCAGTTTATTTGTAGTTCTCGACGCATAACCGCCGTGGATTACGaatatagaaaatagaaactcaAACTCCCTCGTATGAGTTGCAGGTGAATCGCGCTCCCGCGACTGTCTGTCGCGGCGGTTCAACAACCCGATTGATCGGAGTTTGTTCgaataaatttaacgaaaaattggcgatcggACATTCGATCCGAAACCAATCgagcatttgaaaatttctcaccatGATTTGCATACAGACTTTGCTTCGATTCGTATCGCTTCacttctttgaaattttatctaaGTGGCCTTCGTATTGGCCGATTTGTTAGACGGTTCGATGGATAGGAGAATCGTGATGACGTTGCCTATTGTAATGCATCGATCAGGAATTCAATCATTGATCTTGATTGCAAATGATGACCATATCGTTCTTACAGCATCGGCTACATCCTCGTTATGAAACTAACCATTTCTTTCGACTGGATTTTTGGATTACAGGAGGGTCGCACCGATCACGGAAAACCTTATACTTGACAGGTATCgaaggatcgaaaaaaaaatccgtcacAGAAAGAAATGAGAGACAATTTGCAGTATTTGAGAAATTGAAGATAAAGGACGTACGGAGAGGGCGAAGGAGGAAAAGTCAAGGGTGAACAAAGGGAAAGAAACTACGAGAGAAGCTATCGATAATTATCAACGACAGGTGATAGAATGGCGCCCGGTGGGGAAAGAGTCCCATCCACAACATGCACGACCACGGAAACGGAAGTCGAATTGCCGGATAAAAACATGAACATCAAACTTTCGGAGAACGATATCGTTGCAGACCCGTTACAAACGGACGAAATgaaaagtcgaagaaaaacgGTGGCTGCTTATGTGCCCAGAATCCAGTGGCTTGATCTCAttgttcaaatattcattcacGGCGGCTGCTTGTACGGACTGTATCTCATCCTCACGCAGGCTAAATTTTTATCCGCTCTATGGGGTAagaggatgaaataaaatttgcataTCGATAATAAATGTACATCACAATCATCATATGTACTTTACATCGCTGTTTTTATTGTGtgacaaataattgaaaattcgaataacaaATTTCAGCTTTCGTAACAATCTACACTTCCGGATTCGGTATTACAGCGGGAGCCCATAGACTTTGGTCTCACAGAGCTTACAAGGCAAAGTGGCCTTTGCGTAtgcttctcgtttttcttttcaccatTACTGGGCAGGTGAGTGAATTGCTCAGCTCCAAATGCTGCTGTTTGATTAAATGGGCCGTGGAtatgattgagaaaaaaaaaggagtagaGATCAAATGATATGCTTTAATTTAGACGTGAGTTCATTTTTAGAGACACGTTTACGCATGGGCATTAGATCACAGGGTGCACCACAAGTACAGCGAGACGGACGCTGATCCGCACAATGCGAGACGAggatttttcttcgctcatATCGGATGGCTGTTCACCACCCCGCATCCCGAAGTAACTGCAAAAAGAGCCGCGGTTGACATGAGCGATCTCGAAGCCGACCCCATAGTTATGTGGCAAAAACGGTAATCAACTTCAACCCAGAGTCGATTTCAAGTTCCGTCTGATTAAATTAAGACGATATTTGCCGCAAAAACTTGATCAGGCGACTTCCTCAGTTTccttgattgattatttttaattcgataCAACCTCCAGGTTATACATTCCGCTCTTCGCGTTGCTAGCGATTGGATTTCCGGTTGCTGTACCTTACTACTTTTGGGGCGAGTCACTGTGGATATCATTCTGGGTGAACTTCAATTTTCGCTTCTGCGTTACTTTGAACATCGCATTCTTCGTCAACAGCGTAGCTCATATGTGGGGGCAGAAACCTTACGACAAGTAAGTGGAATATCTCCATATAACAAGATCCTACAACGATGCAATTCAGGATCCAGCGAAACCTATTAAAATTCTAAGATTTCTTGAAGATTGTCTGCAAAGAATTCTGAGTTGCCAAATTTTCCATGACtcccaaaaaattattttgatgaaaattactcgatcgattactccagtagatgattttggctttcagatttggattcctgagctgattacatgtgaaattactcttgaagaagcgaataaaaaattgatacttgagcaaaatataaaacatccttttaattggatttaatatgcttttcttacgtattttgacctcaggaattcgaatctgaaagaaaaattcatcgatctctaaaattgaccgagtgatcgctaattttcagctttttggggtcaaaaataaaaaattgatttttttgtctatctcaatgtaatttaagctcaggaatccgaatccgaaagaagaattgatctatcttaaaaaatgaccgagttatcctcattttttcgcattttttggcataaatttgaggatatctcgaagggaaaaaattgtagctcaatttagacaacggattcgtgttcgtgaggtcaaaatacataagaaaagggtcatacgatcaattttaaaaaataaaaatttttggtcaaaatttgaaaaaatcgtaaggggtaccccttggaaaaatctcaaattttggccaaaaatttttattttttaaaattgatcgtatggcacttttcttatgtattttgacctcaggaacacgaatccgttgtccaaattaagctacgatttttttccttcgagatatccttaaatttatgCCGAAAAATGCGGTAATTcggcaataactcggtcatttttgcagatagatcaatttttcttttggattcgaattcctgagctcaaattacattaatatagatgaaaaagtcaatttttaatttttgaccccaaaaagctgaaaattggcgataactcggtcaattttgaagataggtcaatttttcttccagattcggattcctgaggtcaaaatacgtaagaaaagtgtaatttaatcaattttcaaacgacttttctttcggcccaaaaatcgaattcttttttggttctccaagagtaatcttacatttaatcagctcaggaatccaaatccaaaagccaaaatcatctactcatgcaatcgatcgagtaaatcattaggtggaaaaaattttctttttttataaggtaaaAATTCTGCCTCCAtgctaaaaaaattattttcaacccacTCTAATCATCATTACTCACCATcgccattaattttttttcccatctttcGCGCCTCAGGCATATATCTCCGGTGGAGAACATGGCCGTCTCCCTAGCCGCTTTGGGGGAAGGATGGCACAACTACCACCATGTATTTCCATGGGATTATAAGACTGGTGAGTTGGGCAGCTACTCGTTCAACATCACAACTGGATTCATCGACGCATTCGCCCAGTTGGGATGGGCTTACGATCGAAAATTCGTTTCGCCCGTCATGGTGAAGAGAAGAGCCGATCGCAGCGGTGACGGAAGTCACATATGGGGTTACGGGGACCGAGATATGCCTAGAGAGGACCTCGAAGAGTTGGAAAATATGAATGACAAGTCTTCGTAGACTCGAACGATAAATCACCCGGGAATCCAGACTTAATTTGGTCGTCCATCTCACGACTCATGGGGTGTTCGAAAATTACAGTACAACAAATTCCACGGGCAGATTACCCAATATTGTAATGATAGGCTAACCGTCatcttgatgaaatttttgatacaAGAAATTGTTCAATTGTATCAAATCTAACTAGACTTTAACGATGAATCTACGCTTAAAATATGATGTGTAcagaatattatatgtatagctaaCGATGCAAGGCAAATAGAATttatttggaataaaaatcgaaaatcccCGTACTCGTAATATATTAAACAACACGAATTTATAATTGTACAATATGTGTACCTATATGACAAGAACTGAGTCTATGTAAGCTCGGcgcgaatttatttataacaattatttattcatcgctgtatgcaatatttttcattcgcacaAAGATTGTTCGTTTCATGAATGAATATACGATCGTTTCAATACCTGGTTATCACCGTCGTGAATATTTCTGCACGCGTACGTGCTGCTCACCTTTAAAATCGCGCCAGATCTCCCGGGTTTCGCAGGGAGACCGTCGAACGGCCGATGGCTCGTCGACTTCGGTGCATGTTGAGCCCTTCTAACTcgagtttgagaaaaaaaaaaggaattaatCGAATAACCAAaatgtattgtatatgtataaattcctACCGAACGGGCAGAGGTGAAAAGGTGAgtagcagaagaaaaaaaaaatgatccgcGTCTAACATTCgctcgtgaaatattttttatacgtcGAAAAAATATAGTTAAAGTCGTACAGATTTTTGTGACATATATTGCACGCTCTTGAGAAACTTATTCTAGTtttaattgtaaaatttgtttgttatgaattaaaattgaattaatta from Athalia rosae chromosome 6, iyAthRosa1.1, whole genome shotgun sequence carries:
- the LOC105687776 gene encoding acyl-CoA Delta12-desaturase; translated protein: MAPGGERVPSTTCTTTETEVELPDKNMNIKLSENDIVADPLQTDEMKSRRKTVAAYVPRIQWLDLIVQIFIHGGCLYGLYLILTQAKFLSALWAFVTIYTSGFGITAGAHRLWSHRAYKAKWPLRMLLVFLFTITGQRHVYAWALDHRVHHKYSETDADPHNARRGFFFAHIGWLFTTPHPEVTAKRAAVDMSDLEADPIVMWQKRLYIPLFALLAIGFPVAVPYYFWGESLWISFWVNFNFRFCVTLNIAFFVNSVAHMWGQKPYDKHISPVENMAVSLAALGEGWHNYHHVFPWDYKTGELGSYSFNITTGFIDAFAQLGWAYDRKFVSPVMVKRRADRSGDGSHIWGYGDRDMPREDLEELENMNDKSS